The Streptomyces noursei ATCC 11455 sequence CTGTGGTGTGGTGAGTTGCCGGGGCCGCGGTAATTCCGCGGCCCCGGCTGCAGAATGCGGAACTCACTCCCTTGGCGTACGGTCTAGGAATGACCCATCTGCACGGGGAGAGTTCATTCTTCGACGGATGGCCCGCTCGCGTCCTTCCAAGGGTCTGTGTCGTGAGACCGACGGAATCGCCGAAGATTTCGCCGATCGACATGGAAGCGACAAAGACGCGAAATGCAGCGCGAGAACAGCACTGAGCGGACCACAGTCTGCAAGGAGTGCATCCGATGGCCGTTTTGTGCAAGCCGGCAATCGCGGTCCCTGAATACATCATCACCAGGGACGACACCCTCGAACTGGCACGTCAGCTGCACGCGAACCACTCGCAGCTGAATCTCGTGCTGAGACTGATCGAGCACACGGGCGTCGTACGGCGGCATCTGATCCAGCCGATCGACAAGGTGCTGGAGCATCCGGGATTCGACGCCCGCAGCGCCATCTACGAAGAGGAGTCCAAGGCACGCGTCCCCGCTGTCGTGCGCCGGGCACTCGACCACGCGGAGCTGGAGCCACGGGAGATCGACCTGATCATCTACGTGTCGTGCACCGGCTTCATGATGCCGTCGCTGACGGCGTGGCTCATCAACCACATGGGGTTCCGGTCGGACACGCGTCAGATTCCGATCGCCCAACTCGGTTGTGCCGCAGGCGGTGCCGCGATAAATCGCGCACACGACTTCTGCCAGGCGTATCCGGACGCCAACGTCCTGCTCGTCGCCTGCGAGTTCTGCTCGCTGTGCTACCAGCCCGACGACGACGGAGTCGGATCGCTGCTGTCCAACGGCCTGTTCGGGGACGCGGTGGCGGCGGCCGTGATGCGCGGCAAGGGCGGTACGGGCGTCCATCTGCAGCGGAACGCCTCGTACCTCATACCGCACACCGAGGACTGGATCTCCTACGCGGTGCGCTCCACCGGGTTCCACTTCCAGCTGGACAAGCGGGTCCCGGGCACCATGGAACCGCTCGCGCCGGCGCTCCGCGCCCTCGCGGAGGAGCACAAGTGGGACGCGGGGAACCTGGACTTCTACATCGTCCACGCGGGCGGTCCGCGCATCCTCGACGACCTGTGCCGCTTCCTGGAAGTGCCGCCCGAGGCATTCCGGTTCAGTCGGGCGACGCTGACCGAGTACGGCAACATCGCCAGTGCGGTGGTGCTCGACGCCCTGGCCCGCATGTTCGACGAGGCGTCGGCACAGGACGGTCAGCGCGGCCTGCTGGCCGGCTTCGGCCCCGGCATCACCGCGGAAATGTCCCTGGGCACCTGGACGACGTCGCCGAACTGAGCCGCGGAGCACGCAGCTCGAATCCCTGAGCAGTGAGCCTGACTTGACGAGCCGTCGCGGGGCGGCTCGTCAAGCATGCGTACGACGGGCCACACCGGGCGGCGCGCTTCGAGCTTCCCTGGGGACGAGCCAAGGAACACCCTCAGAACGGGCTCAGCACTCGTCGCCACCCGCCGCGCCAACTCCCCCGCCGTTCAACGCCATTCACCGCCGTGCACCACCGGCCTCCTCATCCACCACCGCGAACGCGCTGATGAAGGTGCCCACCGCGGCGGCAACAGTGGCACGCAGTTCGTCGTCGGAGACAGTACGGGTGCCGAGGACAGTGCGCCCCTCCAGCGGGCCGGTGAGCAGCGCGACGAACTGCTCGGCGGCCCGCACCGGATCGGTCAGGCGCAGTCGGCCGGCCAGCGCCAGCCGGGCCAACCGGTCCGCGAGCGCCTCCGACAGCTGGTTCGGGCCGTGCCCCCACACCCTCTCGAAGAGCTCCGGGAACCGCGTGATCTCCGCGTACAACAACCGTCGCAGGGCCCAGGCTTCGTCGCTGGAGTGGCACAGCAGCAGGCGGTACCCGACGTCGGCGAGCACACCGGACAGGTCCTCGACGTCACTGGCGAGACCCGCGACGACCGCGAGACTCTTGGCGGTGGCCTGCTCGGCGGTGGCGGCCATGGCCTCCCGGAAGAGGTCCTCCTTGCCGCCGAAGTGGTTGTAGAGCGTCGGCTTGGCCACACCGGCCTCGTCGGCGATCGCATCGACGCTGGCCTTCCCGTAGCCCTCACGGGCGAACACGGCGAAGGCCGCATCGAGGATGGCGTGGCGCTTGTCGATCCGCCCACGCCCGGCCCGCCGGGAGACCGCGGACGCTGAGAGATTGGCTCCACTCACCCCGCCAGCATACCCACGCCCCCAATACATTGAACTATCCGGTTCAACCAGCCCATACGCCCACCTCCCCACAGAAAGGGGCGAGCTTGACGTACTGTCGGCTCCAACCCTCGACACTCGCCAACGCCCGAAACGCAGAAAAGCCCCGCACCATAAGGTGCGGGGCTTTCCCACGATGATAGTTCGGCGGCGTCCTACTCTCCCACAGGGTCCCCCCTGCAGTACCATCGGCGCTGAAAGGCTTAGCTTCCGGGTTCGGAATGTAACCGGGCGTTTCCCTAACGCTATAACCACCGAAACACTATGAAACAAAGAACAACCGTTGGTCTGTTCGTGGCTTCAGAACCAACACAGTGGACGCGAGCAACTGAGGACAAGCCCTCGGCCTATTAGTACCAGTCAACTCCACACCTTACGGCGCTTCCATATCTGGCCTATCAACCCAGTCATCTACTGGGAGCCTTACCCCATCAAGTGGGTGGGAGCCCTCATCTCGAAGCAGGCTTCCCGCTTAGATGCTTTCAGCGGTTATCCTTTCCGAACGTAGCCAACCAGCCATGCCCTTGGCAGAACAACTGGCACACCAGAGGTCCGTCCGTCCCGGTCCTCTCGTACTAGGGACAGCCCTTCTCAAGACTCCTACGCGCGCAGCGGATAGGGACCGAACTGTCTCACGACGTTCTAAACCCAGCTCGCGTACCGCTTTAATGGGCGAACAGCCCAACCCTTGGGACCGACTCCAGCCCCAGGATGCGACGAGCCGACATCGAGGTGCCAAACCATCCCGTCGATATGGACTCTTGGGGAAGATCAGCCTGTTATCCCCGGGGTACCTTTTATCCGTTGAGCGACGGCGCTTCCACAAGCCACCGCCGGATCACTAGTCCCTACTTTCGTACCTGCTCGACCCGTCAGTCTCACAGTCAAGCTCCCTTGTGCACTTACACTCAACACCTGATTACCAACCAGGCTGAGGGAACCTTTGGGCGCCTCCGTTACCCTTTAGGAGGCAACCGCCCCAGTTAAACTACCCACCAGACACTGTCCCTGATCCGGATCACGGACCCAGGTTAGACATCCAGCACGACCAGAGTGGTATTTCAACAACGACTCCACACCAACTGGCGTTGGCGCTTCAAAGTCTCCCACCTATCCTACACAAGCCGAACCGAACACCAATATCAAGCTATAGTAAAGGTCCCGGGGTCTTTCCGTCCTGCTGCGCGAAACGAGCATCTTTACTCGTAATGCAATTTCACCGGGCCTATGGTTGAGACAGTCGAGAAGTCGTTACGCCATTCGTGCAGGTCGGAACTTACCCGACAAGGAATTTCGCTACCTTAGGATGGTTATAGTTACCACCGCCGTTTACTGGCGCTTAAGTTCTCAGCTTCGCCCCACCGAAATGGAGCTAACCGGTCCCCTTAACGTTCCAGCACCGGGCAGGCGTCAGTCCGTATACATCGCCTTACGGCTTCGCACGGACCTGTGTTTTTAGTAAACAGTCGCTTCTCGCTGGTCTCTGCGGCCACCCCCAGCTCAGACAGTAAATGTCATCACCAGAAATGGCCCCCCTTCTCCCGAAGTTACGGGGGCATTTTGCCGAGTTCCTTAACCATAGTTCACCCGAACGCCTCGGTATTCTCTACCTGACCACCTGAGTCGGTTTAGGGTACGGGCCGCCTTGAAACTCACTAGAGGCTTTTCTCGACAGCATAGGATCATCCACTTCACCACAATCGGCTCGGCATCAGGTCTCAGCCTTAACGTGTGACGGATTTGCCTACCACACGGCCTACACCCTTACCCCGGGACAACCACCGCCCGGGCTGGACTACCTTCCTGCGTCACCCCATCGCTTACCTACTACAAGTCTGGTCCGTCGGCTCCACCACTCCCCTCAACTCCGAAGAGATCAGGGCGGCTTCACGGACTTAGCATCGCCTGATTCAGTATTGGGCGCTTCAAAGCGGGTACCGGAATATCAACCGGTTGTCCATCGACTACGCCTGTCGGCCTCGCCTTAGGTCCCGACTTACCCTGGGCAGATCAGCTTGACCCAGGAACCCTTAGTCAATCGGCGCAAGAGTTTCCCACTCTTGTATCGCTACTCATGCCTGCATTCTCACTCGTGAACCGTCCACAACTCGTTTCCACGGCTGCTTCACCCGGCACACGACGCTCCCCTACCCATCACAACAGGCGTTAGCCCTCATGCTGCAATGACACGACTTCGGCGGTGTACTTGAGCCCCGCTACATTGTCGGCGCGGAATCACTTGACCAGTGAGCTATTACGCACTCTTTCAAGGGTGGCTGCTTCTAAGCCAACCTCCTGGTTGTCTCTGCGACTCCACATCCTTTCCCACTTAGCACACGCTTAGGGGCCTTAGTCGATGCTCTGGGCTGTTTCCCTCTCGACCATGGAGCTTATCCCCCACAGTCTCACTGCCGCGCTCTCACTTACCGGCATTCGGAGTTTGGCTAAGGTCAGTAACCCGGTAGGGCCCATCGCCTATCCAGTGCTCTACCTCCGGCAAGAAACACACGACGCTGCACCTAAATGCATTTCGGGGAGAACCAGCTATCACGGAGTTTGATTGGCCTTTCACCCCTAACCACAGGTCATCCCCCAGGTTTTCAACCCTGGTGGGTTCGGTCCTCCACGAAGTCTTACCTCCGCTTCAACCTGCCCATGGCTAGATCACTCCGCTTCGGGTCTTGAGCATGCTACTCCAACGCCCTATTCGGACTCGCTTTCGCTACGGCTTCCCCACACGGGTTAACCTCGCAACATACCGCAAACTCGCAGGCTCATTCTTCAAAAGGCACGCAGTCACGACCACACAGCAAGCTGCATGGCGACGCTCCCACGGCTTGTAGGCACACGGTTTCAGGTACTATTTCACTCCGCTCCCGCGGTACTTTTCACCATTCCCTCACGGTACTATCCGCTATCGGTCACCAGGGAATATTTAGGCTTAACGGGTGGTCCCGCCAGATTCACACGGGATTTCTCGGGCCCCGTGCTACTTGGGTGGCTCTCAAGCAAGCCGCTGACATTTCAGCTACGGGGGTCTTACCCTCTACGCCGGACCTTTCGCATGTCCTTCGCCTATATCAACGGTTTCTGACTCACCGACCGGCCGGCAGACCGATCAAGAAAGCTCCCACAACCCCAACCACGCAACCCCTGCCGGGTATCACACGTGACTGGTTTAGCCTCATCCAGTTTCGCTCGCCACTACTCCCGGAATCACGGTTGTTTTCTCTTCCTGCGGGTACTGAGATGTTTCACTTCCCCGCGTTCCCTCCACACTGCCTATGTGTTCAGCAGCGGGTGACAGCCCATGACGACTGCCGGGTTTCCCCATTCGGACACCCCCGGATCAAAGCTCGGTTGACAGCTCCCCGGGGCCTATCGCGGCCTCCCACGTCCTTCATCGGTTCCTGGTGCCAAGGCATCCACCGTGCGCCCTTAAAAACTTGGCCACAGATGCTCGCGTCCACTGTGCAGTTCTCAAACAACGACCAGCCACCCACCACCCCAACCCTAAGGCTGAGTTCACTGGGGCCGGCATCGCGAAGGTTCAGACCGTAGTCCGTACCCTCAGATACCCAACAGCGTGCCCGACCCGACCAGATGAGACCCTGCGTTCCACGCCGAAGCAGTACTAACAGTCCTCACACCAATCGCGCCGAGTAGTCAACGTTCCACCCATGAGCAACCAGCATCAGACACTCGCTGATGTACTGGCCTCTGACCAAGCAAAGCTCGGTAAGAAGTGCTCCTTAGAAAGGAGGTGATCCAGCCGCACCTTCCGGTACGGCTACCTTGTTACGACTTCGTCCCAATCGCCAGTCCCACCTTCGACGATTCCCTCCCACAAGGGGTTGGGCCACCGGCTTCGGGTGTTACCGACTTTCGTGACGTGACGGGCGGTGTGTACAAGGCCCGGGAACGTATTCACCGCAGCAATGCTGATCTGCGATTACTAGCAACTCCGACTTCATGGGGTCGAGTTGCAGACCCCAATCCGAACTGAGACCGGCTTTTTGAGATTCGCTCCACCTCGCGGTATCGCAGCTCATTGTACCGGCCATTGTAGCACGTGTGCAGCCCAAGACATAAGGGGCATGATGACTTGACGTCGTCCCCACCTTCCTCCGAGTTGACCCCGGCAGTCTCCTGTGAGTCCCCATCACCCCGAAAGGCATGCTGGCAACACAGAACAAGGGTTGCGCTCGTTGCGGGACTTAACCCAACATCTCACGACACGAGCTGACGACAGCCATGCACCACCTGTACACCGACCACAAGGGGGGCACTATCTCTAATGCTTTCCGGTGTATGTCAAGCCTTGGTAAGGTTCTTCGCGTTGCGTCGAATTAAGCCACATGCTCCGCTGCTTGTGCGGGCCCCCGTCAATTCCTTTGAGTTTTAGCCTTGCGGCCGTACTCCCCAGGCGGGGAACTTAATGCGTTAGCTGCGGCACGGACGACGTGGAATGTCGCCCACACCTAGTTCCCAACGTTTACGGCGTGGACTACCAGGGTATCTAATCCTGTTCGCTCCCCACGCTTTCGCTCCTCAGCGTCAGTATCGGCCCAGAGATCCGCCTTCGCCACCGGTGTTCCTCCTGATATCTGCGCATTTCACCGCTACACCAGGAATTCCGATCTCCCCTACCGAACTCTAGCCTGCCCGTATCGAATGC is a genomic window containing:
- a CDS encoding type III polyketide synthase translates to MAVLCKPAIAVPEYIITRDDTLELARQLHANHSQLNLVLRLIEHTGVVRRHLIQPIDKVLEHPGFDARSAIYEEESKARVPAVVRRALDHAELEPREIDLIIYVSCTGFMMPSLTAWLINHMGFRSDTRQIPIAQLGCAAGGAAINRAHDFCQAYPDANVLLVACEFCSLCYQPDDDGVGSLLSNGLFGDAVAAAVMRGKGGTGVHLQRNASYLIPHTEDWISYAVRSTGFHFQLDKRVPGTMEPLAPALRALAEEHKWDAGNLDFYIVHAGGPRILDDLCRFLEVPPEAFRFSRATLTEYGNIASAVVLDALARMFDEASAQDGQRGLLAGFGPGITAEMSLGTWTTSPN
- a CDS encoding TetR/AcrR family transcriptional regulator; the encoded protein is MSGANLSASAVSRRAGRGRIDKRHAILDAAFAVFAREGYGKASVDAIADEAGVAKPTLYNHFGGKEDLFREAMAATAEQATAKSLAVVAGLASDVEDLSGVLADVGYRLLLCHSSDEAWALRRLLYAEITRFPELFERVWGHGPNQLSEALADRLARLALAGRLRLTDPVRAAEQFVALLTGPLEGRTVLGTRTVSDDELRATVAAAVGTFISAFAVVDEEAGGARR